A genomic region of Chloracidobacterium sp. contains the following coding sequences:
- a CDS encoding tetratricopeptide repeat protein, translating into MFFVGTVAAQDFLPDLVRRIKPSAVAIETFDPHGNTVSRGSGFFIATDRVITNRHVIERSTRAEVHLLDGKKFPVRGVIAVDGEGDLALLQVDVPRDLAVPLPIVRAVPQEGESIVVIGNPFGLEGSVSNGIVSAVREISGYGKIIQITASISPGSSGSPVVNMGGQVIGVASLQAAEGQNLNFAVPAERILQLRISDVQSFSSLAAETQKNKRSAAERLYSQGLAQLSRDDYNRAAGYFEKAVEIDPNYAEAWYQAGYCYGVLGRHQDSLRATKQAAKLRPEWAEAHMNIGASSYALGQFKEAADAYRQAVRLDESNAETQYALGMTLGKLNRTDEEILAYRRAIALRPDHANSIEKLGLALFKQRRYAESVAYFEQLKAYRPDAKTYNALGESNFEAGKVDESVEAFNNALSYNPDLEKARYNLGRAYLKLGNREMAQVQYEILRNSRSEWADRLLVLINP; encoded by the coding sequence GTGTTTTTCGTAGGCACGGTCGCCGCGCAAGACTTTCTCCCGGACCTGGTAAGACGCATAAAGCCCTCAGCCGTCGCGATCGAGACGTTTGATCCGCACGGCAATACCGTTTCCCGCGGAAGCGGCTTCTTTATCGCCACGGACCGTGTTATCACTAATCGCCACGTTATCGAACGCTCGACACGAGCTGAGGTCCATCTGCTCGACGGCAAGAAATTTCCTGTCCGTGGCGTGATCGCCGTGGATGGCGAAGGTGATCTCGCACTGCTCCAGGTCGATGTACCTCGCGATCTGGCCGTGCCGCTGCCGATCGTGCGGGCCGTCCCGCAGGAAGGTGAGTCCATCGTCGTTATAGGCAATCCATTCGGCCTTGAAGGTTCGGTCTCTAACGGTATCGTCTCAGCGGTCCGCGAAATATCGGGTTATGGCAAGATCATCCAGATCACGGCATCGATCTCGCCCGGGTCATCCGGCTCGCCGGTAGTAAATATGGGCGGCCAGGTGATCGGCGTGGCATCGCTGCAGGCCGCCGAGGGGCAGAACCTTAACTTTGCCGTGCCTGCTGAGCGAATCCTTCAGCTTCGCATCAGCGATGTGCAGAGTTTTTCTTCGTTAGCCGCCGAGACACAGAAAAACAAGCGCTCCGCGGCCGAACGGCTTTACTCGCAGGGCCTCGCCCAATTATCTCGCGATGACTACAATCGGGCAGCCGGCTATTTTGAAAAGGCGGTCGAGATCGATCCAAATTATGCAGAGGCTTGGTATCAGGCGGGCTACTGCTATGGTGTCCTTGGCCGCCATCAGGACTCGCTGCGGGCCACAAAACAAGCCGCGAAGCTTCGCCCCGAGTGGGCCGAGGCACACATGAATATCGGGGCATCAAGTTATGCCCTCGGGCAATTCAAGGAGGCTGCTGACGCCTATAGGCAAGCCGTCAGACTCGACGAGAGCAACGCCGAAACACAGTACGCATTGGGCATGACACTCGGCAAGCTCAATCGCACGGACGAAGAGATACTCGCCTATCGGCGGGCGATCGCACTGCGGCCCGATCATGCAAATTCCATAGAGAAGCTCGGCTTAGCACTCTTCAAACAGCGTCGCTATGCCGAGTCCGTGGCCTATTTTGAACAGCTGAAAGCCTACCGGCCGGACGCCAAGACCTACAACGCTCTGGGCGAGAGTAACTTCGAGGCCGGCAAGGTCGATGAGAGTGTCGAGGCATTCAATAATGCCCTCAGCTACAACCCCGACCTTGAGAAAGCCCGCTACAACCTCGGACGTGCGTATCTTAAGCTCGGCAACCGCGAGATGGCCCAGGTCCAATACGAAATACTGCGAAACTCGCGTTCCGAGTGGGCCGACCGCCTGCTGGTCCTCATCAATCCTTAG
- a CDS encoding UbiX family flavin prenyltransferase produces MELTFAITGASGSIYAHRTLQLLAASGVVETINLILSSTAATVAQVEMGINLKDANAERINEWLGLDRDSKLIRLWRLDNLAAKPSSGSNRQAGMMIVPCSMGTLGAIASGAGTNLIHRAADVCLKEGRKLLVVPRETPYNAIHLENMLRLSHAGACILPASPGFYHRPHTIDELVEHLCFRILDQFDIPHSKKLQWTGEEVK; encoded by the coding sequence ATGGAACTAACCTTTGCAATTACAGGAGCATCCGGCAGCATCTATGCTCATCGAACGCTGCAGTTGCTTGCCGCCAGCGGAGTTGTCGAAACTATCAACCTCATTCTATCTTCGACTGCCGCTACAGTTGCCCAGGTCGAGATGGGCATAAACCTGAAGGACGCCAATGCCGAGCGGATCAACGAATGGCTCGGGCTCGACCGGGATTCGAAACTGATCAGGCTATGGCGGCTCGATAATCTCGCCGCGAAGCCATCGTCCGGTTCAAACAGGCAGGCAGGCATGATGATCGTCCCGTGCTCGATGGGCACACTTGGAGCTATTGCGTCGGGCGCGGGCACAAACCTGATCCACAGGGCGGCGGACGTGTGCCTAAAGGAGGGCCGCAAACTCCTCGTCGTGCCGCGTGAGACACCGTATAATGCCATCCATCTTGAAAACATGCTCCGGTTAAGCCATGCCGGTGCCTGCATTTTGCCGGCCAGCCCTGGCTTTTATCACCGACCGCACACGATCGACGAACTGGTTGAGCATTTATGCTTCCGCATCCTTGACCAGTTCGATATTCCACACTCCAAGAAACTGCAATGGACCGGTGAAGAGGTGAAATGA
- a CDS encoding class I SAM-dependent methyltransferase — MTDTVERFSNRVENYVKYRPGYPREILAYLAEKAGLTSESVIADVGCGTGISARLFLSNGSTVYGIEPNAAMRAAAMQQLGDFAAFSLIDGTADATKLADASVDLVVAAQAFHWFDPEPTRREWLRILRPGGRIVLIWNERQLDTTPFLIEYEAFLLKYATDYSKVRHENVDALRLNEFFDGEYLAATFANIQVFDLEGLRGRMLSSSYMPAEDDEAFSAMNAELRSLFAKHAENGRINLLYDTNVFVSAT; from the coding sequence ATGACCGATACCGTCGAACGCTTCTCGAACCGCGTCGAGAATTACGTCAAGTACCGGCCCGGATACCCGAGGGAGATACTCGCCTACCTTGCTGAGAAAGCGGGCCTTACGTCCGAGTCGGTCATCGCGGATGTAGGCTGCGGCACGGGCATCTCGGCCCGGCTCTTTCTCTCGAATGGCAGCACCGTCTACGGTATCGAGCCAAACGCCGCGATGCGTGCGGCTGCAATGCAACAGCTAGGCGATTTCGCGGCGTTTAGTCTGATAGACGGCACAGCGGATGCGACCAAACTGGCTGATGCATCGGTCGATCTCGTCGTGGCAGCACAGGCTTTCCATTGGTTCGATCCTGAGCCGACGCGACGAGAATGGTTGAGGATATTGCGGCCGGGCGGCCGGATCGTCCTGATCTGGAACGAACGTCAACTTGATACGACACCGTTCCTGATCGAATACGAGGCGTTCCTACTCAAATACGCGACCGATTATTCAAAGGTCCGCCATGAGAATGTCGATGCGCTGCGGCTTAACGAATTTTTCGACGGTGAATATCTCGCGGCTACTTTCGCAAACATTCAGGTCTTCGATCTCGAAGGCCTAAGGGGCCGAATGCTGTCGTCATCATACATGCCGGCCGAGGATGACGAGGCATTTTCGGCGATGAATGCAGAATTGCGGTCTTTGTTTGCCAAACACGCTGAAAACGGTAGAATAAATCTTCTTTACGACACGAATGTGTTCGTTTCGGCGACCTGA
- a CDS encoding ABC transporter substrate-binding protein, with the protein MTTTDAPAIRTITVAHSPDSDDAFMFYGLATGKLATDGLKFEHTLKDIQSLNHDARNGVFDVTAISFHAYAYVADKYALLPHGASIGDKYGPIVVSKEPRDAGEIGQMKIAVPGELTSAYLALRIYNKDFQHIVVPFDEIIDAVQSGIVDAGLLIHEGQLFYNQLGLDKVLDLGEWWHDKTGLPLPMGGNVIRRDLGKDLMQQVSKHLLNSIQYSMDNREDALAYAMQFARDMQPELADRFVAMWVNDLTLDYGMRGRKAVKRLLDEGHKAGIIPHKVKVEFAD; encoded by the coding sequence ATGACCACAACCGACGCTCCCGCCATCCGCACAATTACCGTTGCGCATTCGCCCGATTCGGACGATGCGTTTATGTTCTATGGGCTGGCGACGGGCAAGCTAGCGACAGACGGACTCAAATTCGAGCACACGCTAAAGGACATTCAATCACTGAATCACGATGCTCGAAACGGCGTCTTTGACGTAACGGCGATCTCATTCCACGCCTATGCTTACGTTGCCGACAAGTATGCCCTGCTGCCGCACGGGGCCTCGATAGGCGATAAATACGGGCCGATTGTAGTCTCGAAAGAGCCGCGAGATGCCGGCGAGATCGGCCAGATGAAGATCGCCGTGCCGGGCGAATTGACCAGCGCATATCTCGCGTTGCGGATCTATAACAAGGATTTTCAGCACATCGTAGTGCCGTTTGACGAGATCATCGACGCGGTGCAGAGCGGGATCGTCGACGCAGGCCTGCTTATCCACGAAGGCCAGCTATTCTATAACCAGCTAGGCCTCGACAAGGTGCTCGATCTCGGGGAATGGTGGCACGATAAGACGGGCCTGCCGCTGCCTATGGGCGGCAACGTGATCCGCCGCGATCTGGGCAAAGACCTGATGCAGCAGGTCTCAAAACATCTGCTAAACTCGATCCAGTACTCGATGGACAATCGCGAGGACGCGCTCGCCTATGCGATGCAGTTCGCCCGCGACATGCAGCCCGAACTCGCCGACCGCTTCGTCGCGATGTGGGTCAACGACCTCACACTCGACTACGGGATGCGTGGCCGCAAAGCCGTCAAACGCCTCCTCGACGAAGGCCACAAAGCCGGTATCATCCCCCACAAAGTCAAGGTCGAATTCGCGGATTAG